One Tolypothrix bouteillei VB521301 DNA window includes the following coding sequences:
- a CDS encoding PAS domain S-box protein, with the protein MTKANSEFRMGGQGRWKILRTEVLKYGVALLSVALALGFNLLCSPYLDSTRTPLFFAAVMVSSWYGGLTSGLLATALSVLAIDYFLVEPIHSLSSPNLANLARLSVFVMAAILINSLNEAQRIAQRRAEANLQSLRESEARFGCLVESNIIGIIVADLSGPILEANDIFLQMLGYTQEELRSGRVHWREITTPESLEVSERAVQELKTTGACNPFEKEYIRKDGSRVPVLHGAAMTGDTTVIGFVLDLSDRKRSEGAQQEAARRERELHSKVQAAKEQLETVLASINDQFLVLDREWRYIYANPRVEEIAGISRENLLGKCIWEVFPDTVGSQFYVEVHRAVAEQRIIHFEYFYLPWHRWFENHIYPSETGVSVLVTEITARKRAEETLRRTNQTLQTLIDACPVAIAFFDPQGIVRLWNRSAEAVFGWSAGEVLGQFMPTVPHRRQEFLASIQTVLSGRSLSGFEAQHQCKDGQMVDLEIWANLTYDAEGNPGCLGIALDITQRKQAEAALRISEERYRLLVATTTAVVWTTNADGRFICAQPSWEDYTGQCWEEYAGWGWVEMFHPEDREQLKARWEYALAERSFYEAEGRLWHAPSGQYRHIISRAVPLLNADGSVREWIGMDTDIHARKQAEVALRQSESRYQVLVSNMPGMVYRYSPRADGADTFTYVSSGSRELVELEPETILQDANSFLSLIHPDDFSSFQDSVAIAFEKSLPWQWEGRLMTLSGQLKWIQGRSRPEQTEYGEAWDGLLVDITARKLAEAEREQLLAREQAAREQAEAANRIKDEFLAVLSHELRSPLNPILGWTKLLQTGKLDARASQRALETIERNAKLQTQLIEDLLDVSRILRGKMALTICPINLVTIIESAMETVRLAAEAKHIQIQTVVTLDNGRVSGDSARLQQIVWNLLSNAIKFTPDGGKVEICLDQIDTYAQIQVRDTGIGISPDFLPYVFDYFRQENSTTIRKFGGLGLGLAIVRHLTELHGGTVHAASSGEGLGATFTVRLPLMAHEEESEPEISTAAPSVDLSQLRILVVDDDEDMRDVVQVILEQQGAQVTVAATAAEVLMLFDRQPPDLLISDIGMPDMDGYMLMEQIRRRSPQQGGLIRAIALTAYAGEYDQRQALKVGFQKHLPKPVEPEALVNAISELTG; encoded by the coding sequence ATGACGAAGGCAAATTCAGAATTTCGTATGGGTGGTCAAGGCAGGTGGAAAATTTTGCGAACAGAAGTGTTAAAGTATGGCGTTGCGTTGTTATCAGTTGCCTTAGCGCTAGGGTTCAACCTCCTGTGCAGCCCCTATCTTGACTCAACACGGACTCCACTATTTTTCGCTGCAGTTATGGTGAGTTCCTGGTATGGAGGTTTAACTTCGGGGTTGCTGGCAACTGCCTTGTCAGTACTGGCAATTGACTACTTCTTGGTAGAGCCAATTCACTCGCTCAGTAGTCCCAATCTGGCAAACTTGGCCCGACTGAGCGTGTTCGTGATGGCAGCCATCCTGATAAATTCGCTCAACGAAGCACAACGAATCGCGCAACGAAGAGCCGAAGCAAACCTCCAGTCCCTCCGCGAAAGTGAAGCGCGGTTTGGTTGTTTGGTAGAGTCTAATATTATTGGGATAATTGTGGCGGATTTGAGTGGTCCGATCCTGGAAGCGAACGATATTTTTTTGCAAATGCTTGGCTACACGCAGGAGGAGTTACGCTCCGGGCGAGTGCATTGGCGCGAGATAACAACACCAGAATCCCTTGAGGTAAGCGAGCGAGCGGTACAAGAACTTAAAACGACTGGAGCCTGTAACCCTTTTGAGAAGGAGTACATTCGTAAGGATGGTTCTCGTGTTCCGGTTCTACATGGTGCTGCCATGACAGGAGACACAACGGTTATTGGTTTTGTGCTGGATTTGAGCGATCGCAAACGCTCGGAAGGCGCACAGCAAGAAGCAGCCCGTCGAGAGCGAGAGTTACACTCTAAGGTGCAAGCAGCAAAAGAACAACTAGAAACCGTCTTAGCAAGTATCAACGACCAGTTTTTAGTCCTCGATCGCGAGTGGCGCTACATTTACGCTAACCCTCGTGTTGAGGAAATCGCGGGCATATCCAGAGAAAACCTCTTAGGTAAGTGCATTTGGGAGGTTTTTCCAGACACAGTCGGCTCTCAATTCTACGTTGAAGTGCATCGTGCAGTCGCAGAACAGAGAATTATTCATTTCGAGTACTTCTACTTACCCTGGCATCGGTGGTTTGAGAATCACATCTATCCCTCAGAAACGGGAGTATCTGTCCTTGTTACCGAAATCACCGCTCGCAAACGGGCAGAGGAGACTCTTCGGCGGACCAATCAAACGTTACAAACTCTAATTGATGCCTGTCCGGTTGCCATTGCTTTCTTCGATCCACAAGGGATTGTAAGGTTGTGGAATCGCTCAGCAGAAGCGGTATTTGGGTGGAGTGCAGGGGAAGTTCTTGGGCAGTTTATGCCAACGGTTCCCCATCGCCGTCAAGAATTTCTTGCAAGCATTCAAACGGTATTGAGTGGGCGATCGCTCTCTGGATTTGAAGCCCAGCATCAGTGTAAAGATGGGCAAATGGTCGATTTGGAGATTTGGGCTAATTTAACTTACGATGCGGAAGGAAATCCCGGTTGTCTCGGTATTGCCTTGGATATTACCCAACGCAAGCAAGCAGAAGCAGCACTGCGAATCAGTGAGGAACGGTATCGTTTACTAGTGGCAACAACGACGGCAGTTGTGTGGACAACAAACGCGGATGGTCGCTTTATTTGCGCTCAGCCTTCCTGGGAGGATTACACGGGACAGTGTTGGGAAGAATACGCGGGATGGGGTTGGGTAGAGATGTTTCATCCAGAAGACCGCGAGCAATTAAAAGCACGGTGGGAATATGCCCTGGCAGAGCGGTCATTTTATGAAGCAGAAGGGAGACTTTGGCACGCTCCGAGCGGTCAGTATCGTCACATTATATCCCGTGCAGTTCCTTTATTAAATGCAGACGGTTCCGTGCGGGAGTGGATTGGCATGGATACGGACATACACGCTCGCAAGCAAGCAGAAGTTGCCCTTCGCCAAAGTGAAAGTAGGTACCAAGTGCTAGTCAGCAATATGCCAGGAATGGTCTATCGCTATAGTCCCCGTGCCGATGGTGCAGATACCTTTACCTATGTCAGTTCTGGTTCCCGCGAACTGGTTGAATTGGAACCGGAGACGATTCTCCAGGATGCAAATTCCTTTTTAAGTTTGATTCATCCCGACGATTTCTCATCTTTTCAAGATTCCGTCGCAATTGCCTTTGAGAAATCACTCCCATGGCAATGGGAAGGACGATTGATGACACTATCGGGACAACTTAAATGGATTCAGGGGCGTTCCCGTCCGGAGCAAACCGAATACGGAGAGGCTTGGGATGGCTTGTTAGTTGACATCACCGCACGCAAACTTGCTGAAGCTGAACGGGAACAACTGTTAGCACGCGAACAAGCTGCCCGCGAGCAAGCAGAAGCAGCAAACCGCATTAAAGATGAGTTTTTGGCAGTGCTGTCCCATGAGTTGCGCTCCCCCCTCAATCCGATTTTAGGTTGGACGAAACTACTTCAGACAGGTAAGTTAGATGCACGGGCAAGCCAACGCGCTCTAGAGACAATCGAACGCAATGCCAAGCTGCAGACCCAACTTATTGAGGATCTGCTCGATGTCTCCCGAATTTTACGCGGTAAGATGGCATTGACCATTTGCCCCATCAATTTGGTTACAATTATTGAATCTGCCATGGAGACAGTGCGCTTGGCAGCAGAGGCGAAACACATTCAAATTCAAACTGTTGTCACCCTTGATAACGGGCGAGTTTCCGGGGATTCGGCACGACTGCAACAAATTGTTTGGAATTTGCTATCCAATGCGATTAAGTTCACACCGGATGGCGGAAAGGTAGAAATTTGTTTAGACCAAATCGACACCTATGCCCAAATTCAGGTTAGGGATACAGGTATTGGTATCAGCCCTGATTTTCTACCCTATGTCTTTGACTACTTTCGACAAGAGAATAGCACAACTATCCGCAAGTTTGGCGGGCTGGGCTTAGGTTTAGCGATCGTTCGTCATTTGACCGAACTGCATGGAGGAACAGTTCATGCAGCTAGCTCTGGGGAAGGGCTTGGAGCCACATTCACCGTCAGGCTGCCCTTGATGGCTCATGAGGAAGAGTCAGAGCCAGAAATTTCAACGGCGGCTCCATCGGTTGACTTAAGTCAATTGCGGATTTTGGTGGTGGATGACGATGAGGATATGCGGGATGTAGTACAGGTTATTCTAGAACAACAGGGAGCGCAAGTTACGGTTGCCGCAACGGCTGCTGAGGTGCTGATGCTGTTCGATCGCCAACCGCCCGATCTTTTAATTAGTGACATTGGAATGCCAGATATGGATGGCTATATGCTGATGGAGCAAATTCGCAGGCGATCGCCACAGCAGGGCGGGCTGATTCGTGCGATTGCGCTAACTGCCTATGCAGGAGAATACGACCAACGCCAAGCCCTCAAAGTCGGCTTCCAGAAACATCTTCCCAAGCCTGTTGAACCAGAAGCGTTAGTCAATGCAATCTCAGAACTCACTGGCTAA
- a CDS encoding ATP-binding protein, whose amino-acid sequence MHDVLVNLFSSGLFIPHGHCYLWKPGLVWLHLISDAIIALAYYSIPLTLFYFVRKRQDLPFSWIFLLFAAFIISCGTTHIAEIWTLWHPTYWLSGILKAGTAVISFFTAVELVPLVPQALALPSPIQLAQANEALHAQIQERLLVENQLRRLQDELEQRVRIRTAELVKVNQQLQQEIDERHRAEAEREQLLVREQAAREQAEAANRIKDEFLAVLSHELRSPLNPILGWAKLLQSRTLDEQKTKHALATIERNAQLQTQLIGDLLDVSRILRGKLSLNIAPVDLADTIKAAMETVRLAAEAKSIQIETAINITIGKVAGDSGRIQQIIWNLLANSVKFTPEGGRVEIRLERVGTQTQITVSDTGKGISPDFLPYVFDSFRQADSATTRKFGGLGLGLAIVRHLTELHGGVVTAHSLGEGKGATFTLRLPLIKKGAELENEPSANCTTQEFATSPLAGLQILVVDDEVDTRDYISFVLEQAGANVISAESADRALQILVQFTPDILLSDIGMPEMDGYGLIRKVRAMSSEQGGEIPAIALSAYAGEINHQFALAAGFQHHLSKPIEPEQLISTLIKLV is encoded by the coding sequence ATGCATGACGTTTTAGTTAATTTGTTTAGCTCGGGCTTATTTATTCCTCACGGTCACTGCTACCTGTGGAAACCAGGGTTAGTTTGGTTGCATTTAATTTCTGATGCCATCATTGCACTGGCTTACTACTCTATTCCCCTGACCTTATTTTACTTTGTTCGCAAGCGACAAGACTTACCTTTCTCCTGGATATTTTTGTTATTTGCAGCTTTTATTATTTCCTGTGGCACAACCCACATTGCCGAAATCTGGACACTTTGGCATCCTACCTATTGGCTATCTGGCATCCTCAAAGCTGGAACTGCCGTCATTTCATTTTTTACAGCGGTAGAACTTGTACCACTGGTTCCTCAAGCTTTAGCGCTACCCAGCCCGATTCAATTAGCACAGGCAAACGAGGCATTACACGCACAAATTCAGGAACGCTTGCTAGTTGAGAATCAACTCAGACGACTTCAAGACGAACTCGAGCAGCGTGTACGGATACGAACTGCTGAACTGGTGAAGGTGAACCAGCAATTACAACAAGAAATTGACGAGCGACACCGGGCTGAAGCCGAACGCGAACAACTGCTGGTGCGGGAGCAAGCTGCCCGCGAGCAAGCAGAAGCAGCAAACCGCATCAAAGATGAGTTTTTAGCAGTATTGTCCCACGAGTTGCGATCGCCTCTCAATCCGATTTTAGGTTGGGCGAAACTGTTACAATCCCGTACCCTCGACGAGCAAAAGACAAAACACGCCCTAGCCACTATCGAGCGCAATGCTCAATTGCAAACGCAACTGATTGGGGATTTGCTAGATGTCTCGCGCATTCTGCGGGGTAAACTCAGCCTTAACATTGCTCCGGTTGATTTAGCTGATACCATTAAAGCCGCCATGGAAACAGTGCGCCTAGCTGCAGAAGCCAAGTCAATTCAAATTGAAACAGCAATTAACATTACCATAGGAAAAGTTGCAGGAGATTCCGGTCGGATTCAGCAAATTATCTGGAATTTGTTAGCAAATTCAGTCAAGTTCACGCCCGAGGGAGGACGGGTAGAGATTCGCTTAGAGCGTGTTGGAACTCAAACCCAAATCACCGTCAGCGATACAGGTAAGGGTATCAGTCCTGACTTTTTACCTTATGTCTTTGACTCTTTCCGTCAGGCAGATAGTGCCACAACCCGAAAATTTGGTGGATTGGGACTGGGGCTGGCAATTGTCCGCCATCTGACAGAATTACACGGGGGCGTGGTGACAGCACACAGTTTGGGAGAAGGGAAAGGAGCCACTTTCACACTCAGGCTACCACTGATAAAGAAAGGTGCCGAATTAGAAAACGAACCGAGTGCCAATTGTACAACCCAAGAGTTTGCAACTTCACCGCTTGCAGGGCTGCAAATATTAGTTGTGGATGATGAGGTAGATACTCGCGACTATATCAGCTTTGTGTTGGAGCAAGCTGGGGCGAATGTGATTTCGGCTGAATCAGCAGATCGAGCACTGCAAATACTGGTGCAATTCACTCCAGATATTTTGCTGAGTGATATTGGAATGCCAGAAATGGATGGTTATGGGTTGATCCGGAAGGTGCGAGCGATGTCATCCGAACAAGGGGGAGAAATCCCGGCGATCGCTCTGAGTGCTTATGCTGGAGAAATAAATCATCAATTCGCCTTAGCCGCCGGATTTCAACACCATCTTTCCAAACCTATAGAACCAGAACAGCTCATTTCAACACTCATAAAATTAGTTTGA
- a CDS encoding 5-formyltetrahydrofolate cyclo-ligase has translation MKKTELRRSLLKKRQSMSVAQWKQKSDRICQNLIQSSIFARSKTILAYFSFRQEPDLSFLFTDTSRCWGFPRCIDNRLIWHYWMPDDPVKTGNYGIIEPSPNASTINPVEVDLILVPCVACDYQGYRLGYGGGYYDRLLSSAEWENKPTIGIVFEFAYIFQLPVDPWDKPLQGICTETEMKMFL, from the coding sequence ATGAAAAAAACGGAATTAAGGCGATCGCTACTCAAAAAACGTCAGTCAATGTCTGTAGCACAGTGGAAACAAAAGAGCGATCGCATTTGCCAAAACCTTATACAGTCGTCTATTTTTGCTCGCTCAAAAACAATACTGGCTTATTTCAGCTTTCGCCAAGAACCAGATCTCAGCTTTCTATTCACAGACACATCTCGCTGTTGGGGATTCCCTCGGTGCATCGATAATAGACTTATCTGGCATTATTGGATGCCTGACGATCCTGTAAAAACTGGTAATTATGGAATTATCGAACCATCACCCAATGCTTCTACCATAAACCCCGTGGAAGTGGACTTAATTCTTGTACCCTGTGTCGCTTGTGACTACCAAGGTTACCGCTTGGGTTATGGCGGTGGATATTATGACCGATTGTTGAGTTCTGCTGAGTGGGAAAACAAACCAACTATAGGTATTGTATTTGAATTTGCTTACATCTTCCAATTACCAGTAGACCCTTGGGATAAACCTTTACAGGGAATTTGTACAGAAACTGAGATGAAGATGTTTTTGTAG